The Aedes aegypti strain LVP_AGWG chromosome 3, AaegL5.0 Primary Assembly, whole genome shotgun sequence genome contains a region encoding:
- the LOC5576406 gene encoding histone H2A-beta, sperm → MSQKGSAKAKTTKQTKSSRAGLTFPVGRITTALKRGKYAERIGTGAGIYMAATLEYLLAEVLELSGNAAKDNKKSRIVPRHIQLAVRNDDELSKLLSHVSISQGGVLPSIHSALLPKSTLIKKASAAGGDSNPSQEY, encoded by the exons ATGTCCCAAAAAGGATCCGCCAAAGCCAAGACAACGAAGCAAACAAAATCGTCCCGCGCTGGGCTGACTTTCCCGGTCGGAAGGATCACGACTGCCCTGAAGCGTGGCAAATACGCCGAGCGCATCGGAACAGGTGCCGGAATCTATATGGCGGCCACTCTGGAATACCTGTTGGCCGAAGTACTGGAACTGTCCGGAAATGCAGCGAAGGACAACAAAAAGAGCCG CATTGTTCCACGCCACATTCAGCTGGCCGTTCGAAATGACGACGAGTTGAGCAAGCTGCTGAGTCATGTGTCCATCTCCCAGGGCGGAGTGCTACCCAGTATTCACTCGGCGTTGCTGCCGAAGAGTACCTTGATCAAAAAGGCGTCTGCAGCCGGGGGCGATTCCAACCCTAGCCAGGAGTATTGA